One Pseudomonas sp. HOU2 genomic window carries:
- a CDS encoding ABC transporter permease: protein MLALFKRKGLGVQDFPGFGGFSLLFYLYLYAPIVVLVVFSFNANQSATVWTGFSLDWYRAAFANQALRQAAGNSLLIAVCASMIATAIATLAALGTSRGAKFKGLQLSMGAIMLPLVLPEIVVGVATLALFSTIGLSLGYGNLIIAHTVFCIPFAYLPIRARLNDMDLSLEQASADLYAGPWRTFRKVTLPLLMPGIFSGLMLAFIVSLDNFVISMMVSQAGTTTLPIFIFGLLRMGVTPDVNAVSTLILGVSVLFVSLSYLLGKKNA, encoded by the coding sequence ATGCTCGCGCTATTCAAACGCAAAGGGCTGGGGGTGCAGGACTTTCCCGGTTTCGGCGGTTTCAGTTTGCTGTTCTATCTGTACCTGTACGCGCCGATCGTGGTGCTGGTGGTGTTCTCGTTCAACGCCAACCAGTCGGCGACGGTGTGGACCGGCTTCAGCCTCGATTGGTACCGCGCCGCGTTCGCCAATCAGGCCCTGCGCCAGGCCGCCGGCAACAGCCTGTTGATCGCGGTGTGCGCGAGCATGATCGCCACGGCGATTGCCACCCTCGCCGCCCTCGGCACCTCACGCGGTGCCAAGTTCAAGGGCCTGCAATTGTCGATGGGCGCGATCATGTTGCCGCTGGTGCTGCCGGAAATTGTCGTCGGTGTGGCGACGCTGGCGCTGTTCTCGACCATTGGCCTGTCGCTGGGTTACGGCAACCTGATCATCGCCCATACGGTGTTCTGCATTCCGTTCGCCTACCTGCCGATCCGCGCTCGCTTGAACGACATGGACCTGTCACTGGAACAAGCCTCGGCCGACCTCTACGCCGGCCCATGGCGGACCTTTCGCAAAGTGACCTTGCCGCTGCTGATGCCGGGGATTTTCTCCGGGCTGATGCTGGCCTTCATCGTCTCGCTGGATAACTTCGTGATCTCGATGATGGTCTCCCAGGCCGGCACCACGACCCTGCCGATCTTCATCTTCGGTCTGTTGCGCATGGGCGTGACACCCGACGTCAACGCCGTCTCGACCCTGATCCTGGGCGTCTCGGTGTTATTCGTCAGCCTCTCTTACCTGCTGGGCAAAAAGAACGCCTGA
- a CDS encoding extracellular solute-binding protein: MSKWMKSVGTALFLTVPLAMTGSVQAAEKLNVVSWSGYFSPEILAKFQKQTGIEVTVDSYDSNETLLAKLKQGGAGYDVAIPSHQFIPILIKENLLERFDPVKEPYYASVVDNLKKPSWDPEGAYSVPFIWGTTSVVLDSARYKGPADSYKVLYEPPAELQGRINMFDSVSDMVDMASLYLNIPLCSEDPKQMQQILTLLKAQKPFVKTYSSKAGSIRENLASGEIDMSMFWGGSSMRAREMKPSLKYLYPKEGVLAWVDNMVIPTGSKNPANAKAFIAFLSQPENSAMTQNFLKHQSPIKGVEPFLDAALKDAPELHIPEGTHVVFSKTCGEGAIRLADRLWTNLMR; the protein is encoded by the coding sequence ATGAGCAAGTGGATGAAAAGCGTCGGCACTGCGTTGTTCCTGACTGTGCCGCTGGCGATGACCGGCAGCGTTCAGGCTGCGGAGAAACTCAACGTGGTGAGCTGGAGCGGCTACTTCTCGCCGGAGATTCTCGCCAAGTTCCAGAAGCAGACGGGCATCGAAGTCACGGTCGATTCCTACGACTCCAACGAGACCCTGCTGGCGAAACTGAAACAGGGCGGCGCCGGGTATGACGTGGCGATTCCGTCGCACCAGTTCATTCCGATCCTGATCAAGGAAAACCTCCTGGAGCGTTTCGATCCGGTCAAGGAGCCGTACTACGCCAGCGTTGTGGACAACCTGAAAAAACCGAGCTGGGACCCGGAAGGCGCGTACTCGGTGCCGTTCATCTGGGGCACCACCAGCGTGGTCCTCGACAGTGCGCGCTACAAAGGCCCGGCCGACAGCTACAAGGTTTTGTACGAGCCGCCAGCCGAGTTGCAGGGGCGGATCAACATGTTCGATTCGGTCAGCGACATGGTCGACATGGCGAGCTTGTACCTGAACATTCCGCTGTGCAGTGAAGACCCGAAACAGATGCAGCAGATCCTCACGCTGCTCAAGGCGCAGAAGCCGTTCGTGAAGACCTACAGCTCCAAGGCTGGCTCGATCCGCGAGAATCTCGCCTCGGGTGAAATCGACATGTCGATGTTCTGGGGCGGCTCGTCGATGCGTGCCCGCGAGATGAAACCGAGCCTGAAATACCTGTACCCGAAAGAAGGCGTGCTGGCCTGGGTCGACAACATGGTCATCCCCACCGGCAGCAAGAACCCGGCAAATGCCAAGGCGTTCATTGCGTTCCTCAGCCAGCCGGAAAACTCGGCGATGACCCAGAACTTCCTCAAGCACCAGAGCCCGATCAAAGGCGTCGAACCGTTCCTCGATGCGGCGCTCAAGGACGCGCCGGAATTGCACATTCCCGAGGGCACCCACGTGGTGTTCAGCAAGACTTGCGGCGAAGGTGCGATCCGCCTCGCTGACCGTCTCTGGACCAACCTGATGCGTTGA
- a CDS encoding amidase — translation MNSNNISELVLLQAHELAERIRLRQVSCREVMQTYLAHIERFNPQVNALISLQSPETLLAQADERDAELARGEYRGWMHGLPHAIKDLSLTQGIRTTLGSPLFKDFIPERDGIMVERIKAAGAIIIGKTNTPEFGLGSQSYNPLFGATGCAFDPSKTAGGSSGGAAAALAMHLVPVADGSDMMGSLRNPAAFNNIFGFRPSQGRVPFDDSADLFFDQLGYEGPMARSVRDAALLLSVQAGGDARAPLSIAESGEAFAAPLERDFRGTRLGWLGDFNGYLPMENGILGLCEKTFADFESLGCRVESVEPGFAPERLWSSWRTLRHWMVAGSLGAAYADPQKRAQLKPEACWEVENGLKLSASEVFAASVVRSDWYRAISRLFEHYDYLLLPSAQVFPFDKTQPWPKAIEGVAMDTYHRWMEVVIPGTLSGCPVASVQAGFNAQGLPMGLQIIGRHQADFAVLQLAHAYEQASRWFERCPSPLLGP, via the coding sequence ATGAATTCCAATAACATCAGCGAACTGGTCCTGCTGCAGGCCCATGAGCTCGCCGAACGCATCCGCCTGCGCCAGGTGTCCTGCCGCGAAGTGATGCAGACTTATCTTGCCCATATCGAACGTTTCAACCCGCAGGTCAATGCGCTGATCAGCCTGCAGTCACCTGAAACCCTGCTGGCCCAGGCCGATGAGCGCGATGCCGAACTGGCGCGCGGTGAATACCGTGGCTGGATGCACGGCCTGCCCCACGCGATCAAGGATCTGTCGCTGACCCAGGGCATCCGCACCACGCTCGGATCCCCGCTGTTCAAGGACTTTATCCCCGAGCGCGACGGCATCATGGTCGAGCGGATCAAGGCTGCCGGCGCGATCATCATTGGCAAGACCAACACCCCGGAATTCGGCCTCGGTTCGCAGAGTTACAACCCGCTGTTCGGTGCCACCGGCTGCGCCTTCGACCCGAGCAAAACCGCGGGCGGCAGCAGCGGTGGCGCAGCAGCGGCGTTGGCGATGCATCTGGTGCCGGTGGCCGATGGCAGTGACATGATGGGTTCGCTGCGCAACCCGGCGGCGTTCAACAACATCTTCGGGTTTCGACCTTCTCAGGGTCGGGTGCCGTTTGATGACAGTGCCGATCTGTTTTTCGATCAGCTCGGTTATGAAGGGCCGATGGCGCGCAGCGTGAGGGATGCGGCATTGCTGCTGTCGGTGCAGGCCGGGGGCGATGCGCGGGCGCCGTTGTCCATCGCTGAATCCGGCGAAGCCTTTGCGGCGCCGCTGGAGCGTGATTTCAGAGGCACGCGGTTGGGATGGCTGGGGGATTTCAACGGTTATCTGCCGATGGAGAACGGCATCCTCGGACTGTGCGAAAAAACCTTTGCCGACTTCGAAAGCCTCGGCTGCCGGGTCGAGTCGGTTGAACCGGGTTTCGCCCCCGAGCGACTGTGGAGCAGTTGGCGGACGTTGCGGCACTGGATGGTCGCGGGGTCGTTGGGCGCGGCCTACGCCGATCCGCAGAAGCGCGCGCAGCTGAAACCGGAAGCCTGCTGGGAAGTGGAAAACGGTCTGAAGCTCTCGGCCAGCGAAGTGTTCGCTGCCTCGGTGGTGCGCAGCGACTGGTATCGGGCGATCTCGCGCTTGTTCGAACACTACGACTATCTGCTGCTGCCGAGCGCCCAAGTCTTCCCGTTCGATAAAACCCAGCCGTGGCCCAAGGCAATCGAAGGCGTGGCCATGGACACGTATCACCGCTGGATGGAGGTGGTGATCCCCGGCACGTTGTCCGGTTGTCCGGTGGCCAGCGTCCAGGCCGGCTTCAATGCACAGGGGTTGCCGATGGGGCTGCAGATCATCGGCCGGCATCAGGCGGACTTCGCGGTTCTGCAACTGGCGCACGCGTATGAACAGGCAAGCCGCTGGTTCGAACGCTGCCCTTCACCGCTGCTCGGCCCATGA
- a CDS encoding DUF2817 domain-containing protein, with amino-acid sequence MHSEFPTESSYRDQREQFLTAAQTAGATLTSYAHPRCGPFGEPLSTDVAVLGDPQAKRRLVALSGTHGVEGYYGSDCQIDWLKTFVPGSLPKDVAVVMIHLINPWGTAWLRRVNEDNIDLNRNHLDFTGPLPDNRAYATLHEIYACTDLHGPERERADALLDAQIAEHGWPAVMSIVEGGQHSHPDGLFYGGRAPSWSNRTLHQIIDAHVAGAETVMCFDLHTGAGEYGHPMLLTITQAPYPALAQAQAIYGPWLYTLHTGAETLSETGVAATATGYTSQALLNALPDVQLIPFVIECGTYPGPDVHRHLRDDHWLHLHGDPLDATGQAIKLNLLEQFYPADPDWRAMVGLRTRQIWAKGLMALSVENSE; translated from the coding sequence ATGCACAGCGAGTTCCCCACCGAATCCAGTTACCGCGATCAACGCGAACAGTTTCTGACCGCCGCCCAAACTGCCGGAGCCACGCTCACCTCCTACGCCCATCCGCGTTGCGGCCCTTTTGGCGAACCGCTGAGCACTGACGTCGCGGTGCTCGGTGATCCGCAAGCCAAACGCCGGCTGGTCGCACTCAGCGGTACCCATGGGGTCGAGGGCTATTACGGTTCGGACTGCCAGATCGACTGGCTGAAGACCTTCGTGCCGGGTTCGCTGCCCAAGGATGTCGCGGTAGTGATGATTCACCTGATCAATCCATGGGGTACCGCGTGGCTGCGCCGGGTCAACGAAGACAACATCGACCTCAACCGCAATCACCTGGATTTCACCGGGCCGCTGCCGGACAACCGCGCCTACGCCACACTGCACGAGATCTACGCCTGCACCGATTTGCACGGCCCTGAACGTGAGCGCGCCGATGCCTTGCTCGACGCGCAGATTGCCGAACACGGCTGGCCGGCGGTGATGTCGATTGTCGAGGGCGGCCAGCATAGCCATCCCGATGGACTGTTCTATGGCGGCCGCGCGCCGAGCTGGTCGAATCGCACGTTGCATCAAATCATCGACGCACATGTGGCTGGCGCTGAAACCGTCATGTGCTTCGACCTGCACACCGGGGCAGGGGAGTACGGGCATCCGATGTTGCTCACCATCACCCAGGCGCCTTATCCGGCACTCGCGCAGGCACAGGCGATTTATGGCCCATGGCTTTACACGCTGCACACCGGCGCCGAGACCTTGAGCGAAACCGGTGTGGCAGCGACGGCTACCGGGTACACCTCACAGGCGCTGCTCAATGCGTTGCCGGATGTGCAGCTGATACCATTCGTGATCGAGTGCGGGACGTATCCGGGGCCAGACGTGCATCGGCATTTGCGCGATGACCATTGGCTGCATCTGCATGGTGATCCGCTGGATGCGACGGGGCAGGCTATCAAGTTGAATCTGCTGGAGCAGTTCTATCCGGCAGATCCGGACTGGCGGGCGATGGTCGGGTTGCGAACCCGGCAGATCTGGGCGAAGGGGCTGATGGCCCTGTCGGTAGAGAATTCTGAATAG
- the ggt gene encoding gamma-glutamyltransferase: MFPALPLSRFRLPALTLIISALTLTACNAPPSSTLPLAPEAASGYRTDLQTRHASKHMAAAANPLAAEAGREMLRKGGSAIDAAIAMQAVLTLVEPQSSGIGGGAMIVLWDGKQVRTYDGRETAPAGATEKLFLQADGKPMPFPQAQIGGRSVGTPGVLRALEMAHKQHGRLPWATLFDPAIKLAEQGFAISPRLHSLLESDPVIRKSPDMAAYFLNSDGSVKAVGTRLQNPALAAVLKRIANEGPDALYTGPIAEEIVAKVQGHANPGSLSLNDLQRYQAKERAPLCTDYKRWQVCGMPPPSSGGIAVAQILGTLQALESRDPRLSLTPLKPLKTNKPAGIEPTPQAVHLIAEAERLAYADRAQYVADTDFVPVPVKGLVDPGYLASRASLIGERSMGSAQPGTPPGVQVAYAPDRSPLRISTSQVVAVDDLGGAVSMTTTIEAAFGSHLMVQGFLLNNQMTDFSFIPEENGQKVANRVEPGKRPRSSMAPTLIFDRNSGEFLASVGSPGGSQIIEYVAKTTVGLLDWNLDPQSAISLPNFGSRNGPTELEQGQFSPALIQALKDKGHVVNEIDMTSGTQAIVRIKDAQGKASLEGGADPRREGEALGD, encoded by the coding sequence GTGTTTCCAGCCCTGCCCCTGAGCCGCTTTCGCCTGCCAGCCCTGACGCTGATCATCAGCGCGCTGACCCTCACCGCGTGCAACGCCCCGCCCTCCTCGACCTTGCCACTGGCGCCGGAAGCCGCTTCCGGTTACCGCACCGATCTGCAGACTCGCCACGCCAGCAAACACATGGCCGCTGCCGCCAACCCGCTGGCCGCCGAGGCCGGGCGCGAGATGCTGCGCAAGGGTGGTTCGGCGATTGATGCAGCGATTGCGATGCAGGCGGTGCTGACCCTGGTCGAGCCGCAATCCTCCGGGATCGGCGGCGGTGCGATGATCGTGTTGTGGGACGGCAAACAGGTGCGTACCTACGACGGTCGCGAAACTGCCCCGGCGGGTGCCACCGAGAAGCTGTTCCTGCAGGCCGACGGCAAACCGATGCCGTTCCCGCAGGCGCAGATCGGCGGGCGCTCGGTGGGCACGCCGGGCGTGTTGCGTGCGCTGGAAATGGCACACAAACAACACGGTCGACTGCCGTGGGCCACGCTGTTCGACCCGGCGATCAAGCTCGCCGAGCAGGGTTTTGCGATTTCGCCGCGCCTGCATTCGCTGCTGGAATCCGACCCGGTGATCCGTAAATCGCCGGACATGGCCGCGTACTTTCTCAACAGCGACGGCAGCGTCAAAGCCGTCGGCACGCGTCTGCAGAATCCGGCATTGGCCGCCGTGCTCAAGCGCATCGCCAACGAAGGCCCGGACGCGCTGTACACAGGCCCGATCGCCGAAGAGATCGTCGCCAAGGTGCAGGGCCACGCCAACCCCGGCAGCCTGTCGCTGAATGATCTTCAGCGTTATCAGGCCAAGGAACGCGCCCCCCTGTGTACCGACTACAAACGCTGGCAGGTCTGCGGCATGCCGCCGCCGTCGTCGGGCGGGATCGCCGTGGCGCAGATTCTCGGCACCTTGCAAGCGCTGGAAAGCCGCGACCCGCGCCTGTCGCTGACACCGCTCAAACCGCTGAAGACCAACAAACCCGCCGGCATCGAACCGACGCCGCAAGCCGTGCACCTGATCGCCGAAGCCGAACGCCTGGCCTACGCCGACCGCGCGCAATACGTGGCCGACACCGACTTCGTGCCGGTGCCGGTCAAAGGTCTGGTCGACCCGGGTTATCTGGCCAGCCGCGCCAGCCTGATCGGCGAACGCAGCATGGGCAGCGCCCAACCGGGCACACCGCCGGGCGTGCAGGTGGCCTACGCGCCGGATCGCTCGCCGCTGCGCATCTCCACCTCGCAAGTGGTGGCGGTGGATGACCTCGGTGGTGCGGTGTCGATGACCACCACCATCGAAGCGGCGTTCGGTTCGCACCTGATGGTTCAGGGCTTTTTGCTGAATAACCAGATGACCGACTTCTCGTTCATCCCCGAAGAAAACGGGCAAAAAGTCGCCAACCGCGTCGAACCCGGCAAACGCCCCCGCTCGTCGATGGCACCAACCCTGATCTTTGATAGAAACAGCGGCGAATTCCTCGCCAGCGTCGGCTCGCCGGGCGGCTCGCAGATCATCGAATACGTGGCGAAAACCACCGTCGGCCTGCTCGACTGGAACCTCGACCCGCAAAGCGCCATCAGCCTGCCCAACTTCGGCAGCCGCAACGGCCCGACCGAACTGGAACAAGGCCAGTTCAGCCCGGCGCTGATCCAGGCGTTGAAAGATAAAGGGCATGTGGTAAATGAAATCGACATGACCAGCGGCACTCAGGCGATCGTGCGGATCAAGGATGCGCAAGGGAAAGCCTCGCTGGAAGGTGGCGCAGATCCGCGGCGCGAAGGGGAAGCGTTGGGGGATTGA
- a CDS encoding LysE family transporter has product MDLSLSGYLAPLLSLALLWTVAVVTPGPNFFNIAQLAVSRSRRHGVVAALGVASGTVLWGLAGGLGIQTLFSAAPTLYLSFKIAGGCYLIWLGLKQFKRKAPIAPGTLDESQQTLLGAYGRGLLGNMTNPKSALFVATIFATAMPAHVPPLLLALAVLTMATLSFSWYCSVALFFASRRIASVYERSRQWLDRLAGGCYLLFGAHLVANR; this is encoded by the coding sequence ATGGACCTTTCGCTTTCTGGCTATCTCGCCCCGTTGTTGTCGCTGGCGCTGTTGTGGACGGTCGCGGTGGTCACCCCCGGCCCGAACTTCTTCAACATCGCCCAACTGGCGGTCAGCCGCTCGCGTCGTCACGGGGTGGTTGCGGCGCTCGGCGTCGCCAGCGGGACCGTGTTGTGGGGCCTGGCCGGCGGTTTGGGGATTCAGACCCTGTTCAGCGCGGCACCAACGCTGTACCTGAGCTTCAAAATCGCCGGTGGCTGCTACCTGATCTGGCTCGGACTCAAGCAGTTCAAACGCAAGGCGCCGATTGCCCCCGGCACGCTGGATGAGTCGCAGCAAACCTTGCTCGGCGCTTACGGGCGAGGCTTGCTGGGCAACATGACCAACCCCAAATCGGCACTGTTCGTCGCCACCATCTTCGCCACCGCAATGCCGGCCCACGTCCCGCCACTGTTGTTGGCGCTGGCGGTGCTGACGATGGCCACGTTGTCGTTCAGCTGGTATTGCAGCGTCGCGCTGTTCTTCGCCAGCCGCCGGATCGCCAGTGTTTACGAGCGTTCACGGCAATGGCTGGATCGTTTGGCCGGTGGTTGTTATTTGCTGTTTGGGGCGCATTTGGTGGCTAATCGCTGA
- a CDS encoding flavin reductase family protein encodes MSASHRRPVPLNKAYRLLNHGPTVLVSAAHDGQRNIMAAAWAMPLDFEPPKVAVVLDKSTWTRQLLEASGTFVLNVPCVNQADIVQTVGNTSGLEIRQNQGQDKFQAYGLQTFTGETVESPLLEGCVAWLECRLLPEPRNHEQYDLFLAEVIAAQADERVFSDGRWHFDGHDGLRTLHHVAGGHFLTIGDAVDGKTLPL; translated from the coding sequence ATGAGCGCTTCCCATCGCCGCCCGGTTCCCCTGAACAAAGCCTACCGTCTGCTCAATCACGGGCCGACCGTGCTGGTCAGCGCTGCCCATGACGGCCAGCGCAACATCATGGCCGCCGCCTGGGCTATGCCGCTGGATTTCGAACCGCCGAAAGTAGCGGTCGTCCTCGACAAGTCCACCTGGACCCGCCAGTTGCTCGAAGCGTCCGGCACCTTTGTGCTCAACGTGCCGTGCGTCAATCAGGCTGACATTGTGCAAACCGTCGGCAATACCTCGGGGCTGGAGATCCGGCAGAATCAGGGGCAGGACAAGTTTCAGGCTTACGGCCTGCAAACCTTCACCGGTGAAACCGTTGAGTCGCCGTTGCTCGAAGGCTGCGTGGCCTGGCTCGAATGCCGCTTGCTGCCCGAACCGCGCAACCACGAGCAATACGACCTGTTCCTCGCCGAAGTCATCGCCGCTCAGGCTGATGAACGGGTGTTCAGCGACGGCCGCTGGCACTTCGACGGGCACGACGGCTTGCGCACGCTGCACCACGTGGCCGGCGGGCATTTCCTGACGATTGGCGATGCGGTGGACGGTAAAACCCTGCCGTTGTGA
- a CDS encoding PAS domain-containing methyl-accepting chemotaxis protein: protein MFNKRLKQELATLREELSSLLQVKESLESEMLVLTLEPDGRIQSVNQNFLAEMLYKSQDLVGRALEDIVPAHVKADDFHHRFKAALTRGEHFAGAVRLLRGNGEEAWLRSIVQPVRASDGRIKHFSIFSSDLTRTIEASREHENLIGALVRSTAVIEFDLNGNVLNANERFLQGMGYSLAQIKGKHHRMFCTPEEYNSAEYQNFWRRLNNGEFVADRFKRVDSHGRTVWLEASYNPVVDANNKLYKVVKFATVITDQVNREQAVADAASIAYSTSQQTDSTAQRGTTVVTEAVNVMRDLSRHMQAAGEGIEALNEQSQVIGTIVKTISGIAEQTNLLALNAAIEAARAGEQGRGFAVVADEVRQLASRTSQATEEIVTVVRQNQEMARNAVALMTDGKLQAEQGLALAAEAGTVIVEIQDGAQKVVDAVGQFANQLSN from the coding sequence ATGTTCAACAAACGCCTCAAGCAAGAGCTGGCCACTCTTCGTGAAGAACTTTCCAGCCTGCTGCAAGTGAAGGAGAGCCTGGAAAGCGAGATGCTGGTGCTGACCCTGGAACCCGATGGCCGGATTCAGTCGGTCAATCAGAACTTCCTGGCCGAGATGCTCTACAAGAGCCAGGATCTGGTCGGTCGCGCGCTTGAAGACATCGTTCCGGCGCACGTGAAGGCCGATGACTTTCATCACCGTTTCAAGGCTGCCCTGACCCGTGGCGAGCATTTCGCTGGCGCCGTGCGCCTGCTGCGCGGTAACGGCGAAGAAGCGTGGCTGCGCTCCATCGTGCAACCGGTGCGCGCTTCGGACGGGCGGATCAAGCATTTTTCGATCTTCTCCAGCGACCTGACCCGCACCATTGAAGCCTCGCGTGAACACGAAAACCTGATCGGCGCGCTGGTGCGTTCGACGGCGGTGATCGAGTTCGACCTCAATGGCAACGTGCTCAATGCCAATGAGCGCTTTCTGCAGGGCATGGGTTACAGCCTGGCGCAGATCAAGGGCAAACATCACCGGATGTTCTGCACACCGGAGGAGTACAACAGCGCCGAGTACCAGAACTTCTGGCGTCGTCTGAACAATGGCGAGTTTGTCGCCGACCGCTTCAAACGGGTCGACAGCCATGGTCGTACGGTGTGGCTGGAGGCGTCCTACAACCCGGTGGTCGATGCCAACAACAAACTGTACAAAGTGGTGAAATTCGCCACGGTGATCACCGATCAGGTCAACCGCGAACAAGCGGTTGCCGACGCGGCCAGCATTGCCTACAGCACTTCGCAGCAAACCGACAGCACCGCGCAACGCGGCACCACGGTGGTCACCGAGGCGGTGAATGTGATGCGTGATCTGTCGCGCCACATGCAGGCGGCCGGTGAAGGCATTGAGGCGCTGAACGAGCAGTCGCAGGTGATCGGCACCATCGTCAAAACCATCAGCGGCATTGCCGAACAAACCAACCTGCTGGCGCTCAACGCCGCCATCGAAGCTGCCCGCGCTGGCGAGCAGGGCCGGGGCTTTGCGGTGGTGGCCGACGAAGTGCGGCAACTGGCCTCGCGCACCAGCCAGGCGACCGAAGAGATCGTCACCGTGGTGCGGCAGAACCAGGAGATGGCGCGCAACGCCGTGGCCCTGATGACCGATGGCAAGCTGCAGGCCGAGCAGGGCCTGGCGCTGGCGGCGGAGGCGGGCACGGTGATCGTCGAGATCCAGGACGGCGCGCAGAAAGTGGTGGATGCGGTCGGGCAGTTTGCCAATCAACTCTCCAACTAA
- a CDS encoding gluconate:H+ symporter has translation MDLSTAAWMVHDTRLILCCLVAIATIIVLISATKLPPFLSILIGTFIAGIGAGLPPEDVAKAFSKGAGAILGEAGIIIALGSMLGALMAESGAADRIASTLLGLGKGKSLPWVMALVAMVIGLPLFFEVGLVMMVPIIFVMARRSGQPLLKIAIPALAGMTTLHALMPPHPGPLIAVSALHADLGLTMLLGFSIALPAVILAGPVYGNWLSKRMHVDEPAELGALFSAPPKAPRQPSFGLSLLIILLPVLLMLGSTLAKVAMSPESSVALTLRFLGEPLVALGIAVMAAVICLGWANGMPREQVGGTLRKSLAPIAVLLLTIGAGGGLKQTLLDAGVSQTISKVAEGAHMPYLLLAWLIAVALRQATGSATVATTTTAGILAPMMAGLAATQSSLVALAIGAGSVFFCHVNDAGFWMVREYFGLQLKQTIWVWSILQTIVSVVGLVGTLLWWHWLT, from the coding sequence TTGGATTTATCGACCGCTGCCTGGATGGTGCATGACACCCGCCTGATTCTCTGCTGTCTGGTGGCGATTGCCACCATCATCGTGCTGATCAGCGCGACTAAACTCCCGCCCTTTCTATCGATTCTGATCGGCACCTTCATTGCTGGTATCGGCGCCGGTTTGCCGCCGGAAGATGTCGCCAAGGCCTTCAGCAAAGGCGCCGGGGCGATTCTCGGTGAAGCCGGGATCATCATCGCCTTGGGCTCGATGCTCGGCGCGCTGATGGCCGAGTCCGGCGCGGCCGACCGTATCGCCTCGACCCTGCTGGGTCTGGGCAAAGGCAAGTCCTTGCCGTGGGTCATGGCGCTGGTGGCGATGGTGATCGGCTTGCCGCTGTTCTTCGAAGTGGGGCTGGTGATGATGGTGCCGATCATCTTCGTCATGGCCCGTCGTTCGGGGCAGCCATTGTTGAAAATCGCCATTCCGGCGCTGGCCGGGATGACCACCCTGCATGCCTTGATGCCGCCGCATCCCGGGCCGCTGATCGCGGTCAGTGCGTTGCATGCCGATCTTGGGCTGACCATGTTGCTGGGCTTCAGCATTGCGCTTCCGGCGGTGATTCTGGCGGGGCCGGTCTACGGCAACTGGCTGTCGAAACGCATGCACGTCGATGAGCCGGCAGAGCTCGGCGCACTGTTCAGCGCCCCGCCGAAAGCGCCGCGCCAGCCGAGTTTCGGCCTGTCGTTGCTGATCATTCTGTTGCCAGTGCTGCTGATGCTCGGCAGCACCCTGGCGAAAGTCGCGATGAGCCCGGAAAGCAGCGTCGCCCTGACCCTGAGGTTCCTCGGCGAACCGCTGGTGGCGCTGGGCATCGCGGTGATGGCGGCGGTGATCTGCCTCGGCTGGGCCAACGGCATGCCACGTGAGCAAGTCGGCGGTACGCTGCGCAAAAGCCTGGCGCCGATTGCCGTGTTGTTGCTGACCATCGGTGCTGGCGGCGGCTTGAAGCAGACCTTGCTGGACGCCGGTGTCAGCCAGACCATCAGCAAAGTCGCCGAAGGTGCGCACATGCCGTATCTGCTGCTGGCCTGGCTGATTGCCGTGGCACTGCGTCAGGCCACCGGCTCGGCGACAGTCGCGACCACGACGACGGCGGGGATTCTGGCGCCGATGATGGCGGGGCTCGCCGCGACGCAAAGTTCGTTGGTGGCGCTGGCGATTGGCGCCGGCTCAGTGTTCTTCTGCCACGTAAACGACGCCGGTTTCTGGATGGTTCGCGAGTACTTTGGCTTGCAGCTCAAACAGACGATCTGGGTCTGGTCGATCCTGCAAACTATTGTCTCGGTGGTGGGACTGGTCGGGACGTTGCTCTGGTGGCACTGGCTGACCTGA